In Paracoccus methylovorus, a genomic segment contains:
- the ypfJ gene encoding KPN_02809 family neutral zinc metallopeptidase, giving the protein MEWRGRRGSSNVEDRRGMGRAAGVGGLGVVGVLVVLAVGYFFGIDISPVVEAIDDGGQPTETRALTQEEQEIGQFVSVVLADTEEVWAGVLPDQAGIPYRDPGLVLFSGAVQSACGGASAAMGPFYCPNDRKVYLDTDFFSVMAGKMGAGGDFAYAYVIAHEVGHHVQNLLGTLSEVNGLRARVSQSDSNRLSVLTELQADCYAGIWARQADEKFGTIEEGDIDEAINAAAAVGDDTLMESAGRAVVPDAFTHGSAAERQTWFKRGFTSGQMGRCDTFAAAGL; this is encoded by the coding sequence ATGGAATGGCGGGGCAGACGCGGCAGCAGCAATGTCGAGGATCGGCGAGGCATGGGCCGCGCAGCCGGCGTGGGCGGGCTGGGCGTTGTCGGCGTGCTGGTGGTGCTGGCCGTGGGATATTTCTTCGGCATCGATATATCGCCCGTGGTCGAGGCCATCGATGATGGCGGCCAGCCCACGGAGACCCGCGCGCTGACGCAGGAAGAGCAGGAGATCGGCCAGTTCGTTTCGGTGGTGCTGGCCGATACCGAAGAGGTATGGGCCGGCGTCCTGCCAGATCAGGCGGGCATTCCCTATCGGGACCCGGGGCTGGTGCTGTTTTCGGGGGCGGTGCAATCGGCCTGTGGCGGCGCGTCGGCGGCGATGGGGCCGTTCTACTGCCCGAATGACCGCAAAGTCTATCTGGACACGGATTTCTTCAGTGTCATGGCCGGCAAGATGGGGGCAGGGGGCGATTTCGCCTATGCCTATGTCATCGCGCATGAGGTGGGACATCATGTGCAAAACCTCCTGGGCACGCTTTCCGAGGTGAACGGGTTGCGCGCGCGCGTCAGCCAGAGTGATTCGAACCGGCTTTCGGTGCTGACCGAGTTGCAGGCCGATTGTTATGCCGGGATCTGGGCACGCCAAGCCGACGAGAAATTCGGAACCATCGAAGAAGGTGATATCGACGAGGCGATAAATGCCGCCGCCGCAGTGGGTGACGATACGCTGATGGAAAGCGCCGGACGGGCAGTGGTGCCTGACGCCTTTACCCACGGTTCGGCCGCGGAACGGCAGACCTGGTTCAAGCGCGGCTTCACCTCGGGGCAGATGGGGCGATGTGACACGTTTGCGGCGGCCGGGCTTTAG
- a CDS encoding DUF3772 domain-containing protein, translated as MSRRAAPSLFLSLILALFLALSLPAHAQQEQEPTDFAAWNKLADQAEQILESGAASDEKLQTTRDEVVQWRERLKAGQNVNATRIATLKDQIAALGPPPTEGQTESDEIAARRQELNEQLSTLQAPGLQAVEAHGRADSLVAQIDQTLRTRQTFALIRKTPAPLNPANWGPAMVEAGQVAGQIYAEARSGWVSAGGMTGFVQRLPLFGGFLLAALVLLSRGRHWVDSLPSRLSARASERSRAALIFAVSLGQIAIPLIGVILFAAALGATDLFGDWGMPVLRSVPAAGLSFFGGLWLARRLFPAADTAVQPPLPIAEERRAEARFRATLLAFSLALHQLFARSILPLSGFHSQNDTDTVPERLSEASAGVWHFLLILFGAFWLFKLCNAIRGLRSTDGSDASDYRIRVVNFLAMMGRLVALAAPVLAAVGYVTAANVLLWPSVLTFALVGLLIILQDFIADLYALAKGGDQSERDALMPVLIGFALILLSLPLFALIWGARPNDLAEAWNRVQQGFSFGGVRLSPMAILTFLIVFALGYFLTNFVQGAFRRLILPKTKLDAGGQNAVASIIGYVGLALAIIFAVTSAGIDLTSLAFVAGALSVGIGFGMQQVVSNFVSGIILLVERPITVGDWIEVGGQQGVVKKMSVRATQIQAFDRTQVIVPNSNLITQPVTNWTRGSLAGRISVPITVAHGSDSRKVADLLREIAEDQPTVLINPAPAVLLRSITAEGQNFELRAVLSDINGGIGVTSEINHQILEHFAAAGIILPDSTRPSRDVFLHDLSKEPEAASEVEEPAEGQGDDTSRDA; from the coding sequence ATGTCCCGCCGCGCCGCGCCGTCCCTGTTCCTATCGCTGATCCTTGCGCTGTTTTTGGCGCTGAGCCTGCCGGCGCATGCGCAGCAAGAGCAGGAACCCACGGATTTCGCCGCATGGAACAAGCTGGCGGATCAGGCCGAGCAGATCCTGGAATCGGGCGCGGCGAGCGATGAAAAACTGCAAACCACTCGCGACGAAGTGGTGCAATGGCGCGAGCGGCTGAAGGCCGGGCAGAACGTCAATGCCACCCGCATCGCCACGCTCAAGGACCAGATCGCGGCGCTGGGACCGCCCCCGACCGAGGGGCAGACAGAATCCGACGAGATCGCTGCCCGTCGCCAGGAACTGAACGAGCAGCTTTCCACCCTTCAGGCGCCGGGATTGCAGGCGGTCGAGGCCCATGGCCGCGCCGACAGTCTTGTCGCGCAGATCGACCAGACCCTGCGCACCCGCCAGACCTTTGCACTGATCCGCAAGACGCCCGCGCCGCTTAATCCCGCGAACTGGGGGCCGGCCATGGTCGAGGCGGGCCAGGTCGCCGGCCAGATCTATGCCGAGGCGCGCAGCGGCTGGGTCAGCGCCGGCGGCATGACCGGCTTTGTCCAGCGGCTGCCGCTGTTCGGAGGCTTTCTGCTGGCCGCGCTGGTGTTGTTGTCGCGTGGCCGGCACTGGGTCGATTCCCTGCCTTCGCGGCTTTCGGCACGGGCCAGCGAGCGGTCGCGGGCCGCACTGATTTTTGCCGTTTCGTTGGGGCAGATCGCCATCCCGCTGATCGGCGTGATCCTGTTTGCCGCCGCGCTGGGCGCGACCGATCTGTTCGGCGACTGGGGGATGCCGGTTTTGCGTTCGGTGCCAGCGGCGGGATTGTCCTTTTTCGGTGGACTCTGGCTGGCGCGCAGGTTGTTCCCGGCCGCTGATACCGCTGTGCAGCCGCCCCTGCCAATCGCCGAGGAACGCCGTGCCGAAGCTCGTTTTCGCGCGACGCTTCTGGCTTTTTCGCTGGCGTTGCATCAGCTTTTTGCCCGCTCGATCCTGCCGCTTTCGGGCTTTCACAGCCAGAACGACACCGACACTGTGCCCGAACGTCTCAGCGAGGCTTCAGCCGGGGTCTGGCATTTCCTGCTGATCCTGTTCGGTGCTTTCTGGCTGTTTAAGCTGTGCAATGCGATACGCGGGCTGCGTTCGACCGATGGATCCGACGCGTCCGATTACCGCATCCGAGTGGTGAACTTTCTGGCCATGATGGGGCGGCTGGTTGCGTTGGCAGCACCGGTTCTGGCGGCGGTGGGCTATGTCACGGCGGCGAATGTGCTGCTCTGGCCCTCGGTGCTGACATTCGCCTTGGTGGGACTGCTGATCATCCTGCAGGACTTTATCGCCGATCTTTACGCCTTGGCCAAAGGTGGCGACCAGTCCGAGCGGGATGCCCTGATGCCGGTGCTGATCGGGTTTGCGCTGATCCTTTTGTCGCTGCCGCTTTTTGCGCTGATCTGGGGCGCGCGTCCCAATGATCTGGCCGAAGCATGGAACCGGGTGCAGCAAGGGTTCTCCTTTGGCGGCGTGCGGCTGTCGCCTATGGCGATCCTGACGTTCCTGATCGTCTTTGCCCTTGGCTACTTCCTGACCAATTTCGTGCAGGGGGCATTCCGCCGCCTGATCCTGCCCAAGACAAAGCTGGATGCGGGGGGCCAGAACGCGGTTGCCTCGATCATCGGCTATGTCGGGCTGGCGTTGGCGATCATCTTCGCCGTTACCTCGGCGGGAATCGACCTGACCTCGCTGGCATTCGTCGCCGGTGCGCTTTCGGTCGGTATCGGTTTCGGCATGCAGCAGGTGGTTTCGAACTTCGTCTCGGGCATTATCCTGCTGGTTGAGCGGCCGATCACCGTCGGAGATTGGATCGAGGTCGGCGGTCAGCAGGGCGTCGTCAAGAAGATGTCGGTGCGCGCCACGCAGATTCAGGCTTTCGACCGGACACAGGTCATCGTGCCGAATTCGAACCTGATCACCCAGCCGGTAACGAACTGGACACGCGGTAGCCTGGCCGGGCGCATTTCGGTGCCGATCACGGTGGCGCATGGGTCGGACAGCCGCAAGGTCGCAGATCTGCTGCGCGAGATCGCTGAAGATCAACCCACCGTTCTGATCAACCCCGCACCCGCCGTGCTGCTGCGCAGCATCACCGCCGAGGGTCAGAATTTCGAACTGCGTGCGGTGCTTTCCGATATCAACGGCGGGATCGGCGTTACATCCGAGATCAACCACCAGATCCTTGAACATTTCGCCGCGGCCGGGATCATCTTGCCCGACAGCACCCGTCCCTCGCGCGATGTCTTCTTGCATGATCTGAGCAAGGAACCGGAAGCGGCCTCCGAGGTCGAGGAGCCTGCCGAAGGGCAGGGCGACGACACAAGCCGCGATGCGTAG
- a CDS encoding AI-2E family transporter: MDGRDWHLNERLQTGFLGVIAFGLLLFLLVQARFILVCLVFAIIIFSLTSDAISAFARLKVPSWLATTLALIAIAISLLWAATAVVAQINEIVSSSISYADKAQVALTHLSQRWGPNVQETIITFMRSIEVAGWLRSGAAQVSSLIWASVLILIFVGFMFSERIWFPIKIERLTGDPDQAQHVLETVHKIMRRVNRYLVVKAAISVVTAALIWAIYRVEGLELAGAVAMLTFILNFIPSLGSIAATVIAITMALAQTGDPSVTLTVAVLTIAVQFVIGNIIDPMLLGQTLRLSSFGIVLSLAFWGAVWGIAGAFLAVPIMVAIMIVCAQIPWLRPVAIMLSKEGSPEEEPSDKLRL; the protein is encoded by the coding sequence TTGGACGGTCGAGACTGGCACCTGAATGAGCGGCTGCAGACCGGCTTTCTGGGCGTCATCGCCTTTGGTCTGCTTCTGTTTCTACTGGTGCAGGCACGTTTTATCCTTGTCTGTCTGGTCTTTGCCATCATCATCTTTTCGCTGACCAGCGACGCGATTTCCGCCTTTGCCCGGCTGAAGGTGCCGAGTTGGCTAGCGACCACGCTAGCACTGATCGCCATCGCCATCAGCCTGCTATGGGCAGCGACGGCGGTGGTGGCACAAATCAACGAGATAGTTTCCAGCTCGATCTCCTATGCCGACAAGGCGCAGGTCGCGTTGACGCACCTCAGCCAGCGCTGGGGCCCAAATGTGCAAGAGACGATCATTACCTTCATGCGCAGCATCGAGGTCGCAGGCTGGCTGCGCTCGGGCGCGGCGCAGGTCTCCAGCCTGATCTGGGCCTCGGTGCTGATCCTGATCTTCGTCGGCTTCATGTTCAGTGAGCGGATCTGGTTCCCGATCAAGATCGAGCGGCTGACCGGCGACCCTGACCAAGCACAGCACGTGCTGGAAACGGTGCACAAGATCATGCGCCGGGTGAACCGCTATCTTGTCGTCAAGGCGGCGATCAGCGTGGTTACCGCGGCGCTGATCTGGGCCATCTATCGGGTAGAGGGGCTGGAGCTGGCCGGAGCCGTGGCCATGTTGACCTTTATCCTGAACTTCATCCCCTCGCTTGGCTCGATCGCAGCCACAGTGATCGCGATCACCATGGCCTTGGCACAAACCGGCGACCCCTCTGTCACGCTGACCGTCGCAGTGCTGACCATCGCGGTCCAGTTCGTCATCGGCAACATCATCGACCCTATGCTGCTGGGACAGACGCTGCGGCTGTCGTCATTCGGGATCGTCTTGTCGCTGGCCTTCTGGGGGGCGGTCTGGGGCATCGCGGGCGCCTTTCTGGCGGTGCCGATCATGGTGGCGATTATGATCGTCTGCGCTCAGATCCCTTGGCTGCGCCCGGTCGCTATCATGCTGTCCAAGGAAGGATCACCCGAAGAGGAACCTTCCGACAAACTGCGGCTCTAA
- a CDS encoding disulfide bond formation protein B, with protein sequence MTAGAGSAALLIAALTFQTLGYAPCELCILQRWPHLVAAIIGALVWWFGWKRWLAALGLIAALCATGLAIYHAGVELKLWLGPQHCSGGIAGLASMSTQDLMAALEQAPVVRCDEVAWSLFGISMAGWNAICSAALSAMWLASVRGRNREKGLA encoded by the coding sequence GTGACCGCCGGCGCTGGCTCTGCCGCGCTGCTGATCGCCGCGCTGACCTTTCAAACCCTTGGCTATGCGCCGTGCGAACTGTGCATCCTGCAACGCTGGCCCCATCTTGTCGCGGCGATTATCGGCGCGCTGGTGTGGTGGTTCGGCTGGAAGCGCTGGCTGGCGGCGCTTGGCCTGATCGCGGCGCTTTGCGCCACCGGCCTTGCCATCTATCACGCCGGGGTCGAGCTGAAACTGTGGCTGGGGCCGCAGCATTGCTCGGGCGGGATTGCGGGGCTCGCCTCGATGTCGACGCAGGATCTGATGGCGGCGCTGGAGCAGGCGCCGGTCGTGCGCTGCGACGAGGTCGCGTGGAGCCTTTTCGGAATCTCGATGGCGGGCTGGAACGCGATCTGCTCGGCGGCGCTGTCGGCGATGTGGCTGGCCTCGGTTCGTGGCCGCAATCGCGAAAAAGGGCTGGCCTGA
- the gyrA gene encoding DNA gyrase subunit A yields the protein MADIPENDDDTPENGGTERAVMPHDGPVIDIAHEMRSSYLDYAMSVIVSRAIPDLRDGLKPVHRRVLFAMHESGNTPDKPYRKSARPVGDTMGKYHPHGDASIYDALVRLAQSFSMSLPLLDGQGNFGSMDGDSAAAMRYTEVRMDKPSTYLMMDIDKNTVDFQDNYDGKDREPTVLPARFPNMLVNGAGGIAVGMATNIPPHNLGEVCDATLALIENPDLPTERLLEIVPGPDFPTGGIILGRSGARKAYLEGRGSIIVRAKTRIEETRAGRQAIILDEIPYQVNKATLIEKIAELAKEKRIEGIAHVQDESDRVGVRVVIELKRDATAEVVLNQLFRFTPMQTSFGANMLALNGGRPEQLTLRDFLTHFITFREEVVARRTAYELKKARERAHVLCGLAVAVSNVDEVVATIRSSADAPEARERLMTRRWPAHDIVEYLRLIDDPLHPVNDDGTYNLSETQARAILELRLQRLTQLGVQEVTDELKTLADSIREYLTILASRDRIMAIISDELNEVKSLFAVPRRTEITDWAGDLDDEDLIEREDMVVTITSGGYIKRTALAEFRAQRRGGKGLSSMATKEDDVVTTLFVANTHTELLFFTTDGMVYRLKTWRLPLAGRTAKGKAIVNILPISPGVSIAALMPVDAPEEDWDGYQVVFATSDGDVRRNALSDFTNVMRNGKIAMKLPEGVELIGVRMATENDDVMLVTSAGRAIRFQTTDVRVFKGRDSTGVRGIRLAAGDRVVSMSVIRHFEADPAERAAYLKMRRAVEGALDDGAEPDEDEDNVAEAAISQERYAQMSAAEDLILTITARGAGKISSSHDYSVRGRGGQGVMAMDKAMRGGALVASFPVERDDQIMLATSTGQSIRVPVDQISFRSRSAGGVRVFNTAPGEEVVSVARIAENGEDEAEEA from the coding sequence GTGGCTGACATCCCTGAAAACGATGACGACACCCCCGAAAACGGCGGAACGGAACGCGCCGTGATGCCGCATGACGGACCGGTGATCGACATCGCGCACGAGATGCGCTCGTCCTATCTCGATTATGCCATGTCGGTGATCGTCAGCCGGGCCATCCCGGACCTGCGCGACGGGCTGAAACCCGTGCACCGCCGCGTGCTGTTCGCGATGCACGAATCCGGCAACACGCCGGACAAACCCTATCGCAAATCGGCCCGCCCGGTCGGTGACACGATGGGTAAGTATCACCCGCATGGCGATGCCTCGATCTATGACGCACTGGTGCGATTGGCGCAGAGCTTTTCCATGTCCCTGCCGCTTCTGGATGGTCAGGGCAACTTCGGCAGCATGGACGGCGACAGCGCCGCGGCCATGCGTTACACCGAGGTGCGGATGGACAAGCCATCCACCTATCTGATGATGGATATCGACAAGAATACCGTCGATTTTCAGGACAACTACGACGGCAAGGACCGCGAACCGACCGTCCTGCCCGCACGTTTCCCCAACATGTTGGTCAATGGCGCGGGCGGTATCGCCGTCGGCATGGCCACCAATATCCCGCCCCACAATCTGGGCGAGGTATGCGACGCCACGCTGGCGCTGATCGAGAACCCGGACCTGCCGACCGAGCGGTTGCTGGAGATCGTGCCCGGCCCGGATTTCCCCACCGGCGGCATCATTCTGGGCCGCTCGGGCGCGCGCAAAGCCTATCTGGAAGGGCGCGGCAGCATCATCGTACGGGCCAAGACCCGGATCGAGGAAACCCGCGCCGGCCGTCAGGCCATCATCCTGGATGAGATCCCCTATCAGGTGAACAAGGCCACGCTGATCGAAAAGATCGCGGAACTGGCCAAGGAAAAGCGCATCGAGGGCATCGCCCATGTGCAGGACGAATCCGACCGCGTCGGCGTGCGGGTGGTGATCGAGCTCAAGCGCGACGCCACCGCCGAGGTGGTGCTGAACCAATTGTTCCGCTTTACCCCCATGCAGACCAGCTTTGGCGCCAATATGCTGGCGCTGAACGGCGGGCGTCCCGAACAGTTGACGCTGCGCGATTTCCTGACGCATTTCATCACCTTCCGCGAAGAGGTCGTCGCCCGCCGCACCGCCTATGAGCTGAAAAAGGCGCGAGAGCGCGCGCATGTGCTGTGCGGCCTTGCCGTGGCCGTCTCGAACGTCGATGAGGTGGTGGCGACGATCCGCTCCTCGGCCGATGCCCCCGAGGCGCGCGAGCGGCTGATGACCCGGCGCTGGCCCGCGCATGACATCGTGGAATACCTGCGGCTGATCGACGATCCGCTGCATCCGGTGAACGATGACGGCACCTATAACCTGTCCGAGACGCAGGCCCGCGCCATTCTGGAACTGCGCCTGCAACGCCTGACCCAGTTGGGCGTGCAAGAAGTCACCGATGAGTTGAAAACACTAGCCGATTCCATCCGGGAATACCTGACCATCCTCGCCTCGCGCGACCGGATCATGGCCATCATCTCGGACGAGCTTAATGAGGTGAAAAGCCTTTTCGCTGTGCCACGCCGGACCGAGATCACCGATTGGGCCGGCGATCTGGACGACGAGGACCTGATCGAGCGCGAGGACATGGTCGTCACCATCACCTCGGGCGGCTATATCAAGCGCACGGCTCTGGCCGAGTTCCGCGCCCAGCGGCGCGGCGGCAAGGGCCTGTCCAGCATGGCTACGAAAGAGGACGACGTGGTCACCACGTTGTTCGTCGCCAACACCCATACCGAATTGCTGTTCTTTACCACCGACGGCATGGTCTATCGGCTCAAGACATGGCGCCTGCCGCTGGCCGGGCGCACCGCCAAGGGCAAGGCCATCGTCAACATCCTGCCGATCAGCCCCGGGGTTTCCATCGCCGCCCTGATGCCGGTCGATGCGCCGGAAGAGGATTGGGACGGCTATCAGGTGGTCTTTGCCACCTCGGATGGCGACGTGCGCCGCAACGCGCTGTCGGACTTCACCAATGTCATGCGCAACGGCAAGATCGCCATGAAGCTGCCCGAAGGGGTGGAGCTGATCGGCGTACGCATGGCGACCGAGAATGACGATGTCATGCTGGTCACCTCGGCCGGGCGGGCGATTCGCTTCCAGACCACGGATGTGCGGGTGTTCAAGGGCCGCGATTCGACCGGGGTGCGCGGCATCCGGCTGGCGGCGGGCGACCGCGTGGTCAGCATGTCGGTCATCCGCCATTTCGAGGCCGATCCGGCCGAGCGCGCAGCCTATCTGAAGATGCGCCGTGCCGTCGAAGGTGCGCTGGACGATGGCGCCGAACCCGATGAGGACGAAGACAACGTCGCCGAGGCCGCGATCAGCCAAGAGCGTTATGCCCAAATGTCGGCGGCCGAGGACCTGATCCTGACCATCACCGCACGCGGGGCAGGCAAGATCAGTTCGTCGCACGATTATTCGGTGCGCGGCCGCGGCGGTCAGGGCGTCATGGCAATGGACAAGGCGATGCGCGGCGGGGCGCTGGTCGCCAGCTTCCCGGTGGAACGCGACGACCAGATCATGCTGGCCACTTCGACCGGGCAGTCCATTCGGGTGCCGGTCGATCAGATCAGCTTCCGTTCGCGTTCCGCAGGGGGCGTGCGCGTCTTCAATACCGCACCGGGCGAAGAGGTGGTTTCTGTTGCCCGCATCGCAGAGAATGGCGAGGATGAGGCCGAAGAAGCCTGA
- a CDS encoding gamma-glutamyl kinase, producing MLIFLQPRIVLLSVPKTGTTALEQALAAQAEIAFRTRPEIKHLNLRQYLNRIRPLLTPLGEPKFETVAVIREPLDWLRSWYRFRTRDDLIGHPNSTAKVSFECFVQDYLRPGRRPAYARIGRQSEFLTDNDGKIAVDHVFRYEAMPALTEFLADRLGTPIKLRRSNISPAAHTDLPPQAEARLREALTTDYDIWQAARQAA from the coding sequence ATGCTGATCTTTCTACAGCCCCGCATCGTGCTTTTGTCGGTGCCCAAGACAGGCACCACCGCACTGGAACAGGCGTTGGCGGCGCAAGCCGAAATCGCCTTCCGCACGCGCCCCGAAATCAAGCACCTGAACCTGCGGCAATATCTCAACCGCATTCGGCCATTGCTGACGCCTCTGGGCGAGCCCAAGTTCGAAACCGTGGCAGTGATCCGCGAACCGCTGGACTGGCTGCGCAGTTGGTATCGGTTCCGCACCCGCGACGACCTGATCGGTCACCCCAACAGCACCGCCAAGGTCAGCTTCGAATGTTTCGTGCAGGACTACCTGCGCCCCGGGCGACGTCCGGCCTATGCGCGGATCGGCCGGCAATCCGAGTTTCTGACCGACAATGACGGCAAGATCGCCGTCGATCATGTCTTCCGCTACGAGGCAATGCCCGCGCTCACCGAGTTCCTGGCGGATCGGCTGGGCACCCCGATCAAACTGCGGCGCAGCAACATCTCGCCCGCGGCGCATACGGACCTGCCGCCTCAGGCCGAGGCACGGCTGCGCGAAGCTCTGACAACAGATTACGACATCTGGCAGGCCGCGCGTCAGGCAGCGTAA
- a CDS encoding type II toxin-antitoxin system RatA family toxin: MPQHSDSRNLPYTADQMYALVADIERYPEFLPWNTAARIRSRRPGSGGSEVVEADLIISFKVFRERFGSRVTLWPQAKRIDTEYLDGPFKYLRSGWSFADLPGGGCKVDFFVDFEFRNAILGKVIGVVFGEAMMRIVRAFEERARVLYAA; the protein is encoded by the coding sequence TTGCCTCAGCATAGCGACAGCCGAAATCTGCCTTATACCGCCGACCAGATGTATGCGTTGGTGGCCGATATCGAAAGGTATCCCGAGTTTTTGCCATGGAACACCGCCGCCCGCATCCGTTCGCGTCGGCCGGGTTCGGGGGGCAGCGAGGTGGTCGAGGCCGATCTCATCATCAGTTTCAAGGTATTCCGCGAGCGGTTCGGTTCGCGCGTCACGCTTTGGCCCCAAGCGAAACGGATCGATACCGAATATCTGGACGGGCCGTTCAAGTATCTGCGCAGCGGCTGGAGCTTTGCCGATCTGCCGGGCGGCGGTTGCAAGGTGGATTTCTTTGTCGATTTCGAATTCCGCAACGCCATTCTTGGCAAGGTGATCGGCGTGGTCTTTGGCGAGGCGATGATGCGGATCGTCCGTGCCTTTGAGGAACGGGCCCGGGTGCTTTACGCTGCCTGA
- a CDS encoding DedA family protein — translation MFDWVVSTIESWGYLGVLALMVAENLFPPIPSEVIMPLAGFLVGSGRMSLTLTILMGTIGSVLGTLMWYYVGYWFGEERLKRFAARHGRLLTLAPSDIDAAHRWFQRHGAMAVFFGRMIPAIRTLISVPAGLARMPMWKFLLYTVIGSALWTGVLTFAGLMLHENYALVADYVDPLSKLVVIAVVAIYLYRVITWKPH, via the coding sequence ATGTTCGACTGGGTGGTTTCGACGATCGAAAGCTGGGGCTATCTGGGCGTGCTGGCGCTGATGGTGGCCGAGAATCTTTTCCCGCCCATCCCGTCCGAGGTGATCATGCCGCTTGCCGGTTTCCTTGTCGGCAGCGGGCGGATGTCGCTGACGCTGACCATCCTGATGGGCACCATCGGCTCGGTGCTGGGAACCTTGATGTGGTATTATGTCGGATACTGGTTCGGCGAAGAGCGGCTGAAACGCTTTGCCGCGCGGCATGGCCGGCTCTTGACGTTGGCGCCTTCGGACATCGACGCGGCGCACAGGTGGTTCCAGCGCCACGGCGCGATGGCCGTGTTCTTCGGCCGCATGATCCCGGCAATCCGCACGTTGATCTCGGTTCCGGCCGGGCTGGCCCGGATGCCGATGTGGAAATTCCTGCTTTATACCGTGATCGGCAGCGCGCTCTGGACCGGAGTGCTGACCTTTGCCGGGCTGATGCTGCATGAAAACTATGCTCTGGTCGCGGATTACGTCGATCCGCTGTCCAAGCTGGTGGTGATTGCGGTCGTTGCGATCTATCTTTATCGCGTCATCACCTGGAAGCCGCATTGA